In Anolis carolinensis isolate JA03-04 unplaced genomic scaffold, rAnoCar3.1.pri scaffold_14, whole genome shotgun sequence, the following proteins share a genomic window:
- the crabp2 gene encoding cellular retinoic acid-binding protein 2, with the protein MPTNFSGHWKMKSSENFEELLKALGVNVMLRKIAVAAASKPAVEIKQDGESFYIKTSTTVRTTEINFKIGEEFEEQTVDGRPCKSLARWESDNKMVCDQRLLKGEGPKTGWTREMTNDGELILTMTADNVVCTRIYVRE; encoded by the exons ATGCCCACCAACTTCTCCGGCCATTGGAAGATGAAGAGTTCGGAGAACTTCGAGGAGCTGCTGAAGGCGCTGG GCGTCAACGTGATGCTCCGGAAGATCGCCGTGGCCGCTGCCTCCAAGCCAGCCGTGGAGATCAAGCAGGACGGAGAGTCCTTCTACATCAAGACCTCCACCACCGTCCGCACCACGGAGATCAACTTCAAGATTGGAGAGGAATTTGAGGAGCAGACGGTGGACGGGAGGCCCTGCAAG AGCCTAGCCCGCTGGGAGAGTGACAACAAGATGGTGTGCGACCAGCGGCTGCTGAAAGGGGAAGGGCCGAAGACCGGCTGGACCCGAGAAATGACCAACGACGGGGAACTCATCCTG ACCATGACGGCCGACAACGTTGTCTGCACCAGGATTTACGTCCGGGAGTGA